The segment TGGTGGCACAATGGGGATGGAGCTACTTACGTATATGCGTGGAATGAAGAAAATTCTTCTTGTAGATGCTATCAATGGTGGAGAAGCACCAGGAACTATATATGAGTTTCCTCATAAGGAATTAGAACAATATTTTACAGAGCATATTTCTGTACATGAAGTAGGGATGCAAGATATTTTACGTATCCGTGCTATTCAAGAGGATCCATTAGAGGATGCAGTGGTTATTGGCGTAGAACCAGAATCATTAGAAATTGGCTTTGAACCTAGTGCGCCTGTACAACGAGCATTACCAGAGGTAAAAGAGCGGGTATTACATGTTCTACAAGAATGGGG is part of the Veillonella nakazawae genome and harbors:
- a CDS encoding HyaD/HybD family hydrogenase maturation endopeptidase, with amino-acid sequence MTNTSTDIISGLEQYADSEGPRIDLNSLYDDGNNEIVLLGVGNILLTDEGLGVHVVKELKESFTFTPAISIIDGGTMGMELLTYMRGMKKILLVDAINGGEAPGTIYEFPHKELEQYFTEHISVHEVGMQDILRIRAIQEDPLEDAVVIGVEPESLEIGFEPSAPVQRALPEVKERVLHVLQEWGVIAELNT